The nucleotide window TGATACGCCAATAATCGGTGTTTTCGTATCCGTTGCTAAAATAAGCGAGTGAAGGCGTGTCCCAATTAACACATCAAATGAAGCTGTTAGCTCTAAAATACGCTGCGGCGGACAGTTTTCGTCAATGATTACAGTACGCTCACCATGCTTCATTAGCTTTTGAATATCCTTCGTTACATCGGCATCCTGTGGATATTTCGTTGCGAAAAATGTAATTTCAGCATTCTGCTCTTTAATGACACGGTCTAAGTTTTTTGCCATACCTGCAATGTAATGATGGTATTTTTCCTCATCCCCTGTTGGCCAGTATGATGCATTATAATATGGAACAGCTGTCACACCAATTTTTTTAGGCGCCTCACTATAATGTTCACGCTCTACCTCTAAGCTAAAGGCAGGGTCTCCAATAATATGAACATCGCTCTTTACACCGATAGATGCCAGCAATGATTTTGACTGTGGGTCACGCACTGAAATATTTTGTGCATGCTTTGCCATATAACGAATAAACCATTTGCCAAGCCCTGTATTCAACGGTCCTGCACCACAGCCATAAACAACATATGGCACGCCTGCATTTTTAGCCATCATCGCATAAGAGCCATAAAGAGGTGCCTCACGTTTATATAAATCCATTAAAATACCGCCACCACCAATGACAACAAAATCCAACGTTTTGACGATTTTCGAGTTTTCGCGATATGTTTTAAAAAACGTTTTTGGTGCGTTACCATTTTTATGATAAAGCGGATAGCTTTGCACATTGTAGCGCTGTGCTGTTTGCTTTGGATTATTGCTAAATACAACAATATTTTCAGTGGCTATTTGAAAGGCCTTTTCAAGCTGGCGAATAATGCTTAATAAAATCGCTTCATCCCCATTATTATCATTTCCGTAGTTACCGACAATTCCTATTTTCACGTGTACATTCATCCTTTTTATTTCAATCTATCTACATATCATGACGCTTTTTTCTTCAATTTGTTCTATCGTTTAGTATAGCATAAATGTCGTTTTGAATTGTGTGGAAATTGTGTGTGTGCCTGGCACCTAAAAAAGTGTTGGGAAAACTTTCATTTTCCCAACACTTTTTTATTTGTTCAATGTAAATCGTTGAATCGCCTCGCGTAGTTCCTTCGTTGTTCTTTCTACATCCATAACTGCTTGAGAAACATTAAATAGCTCATTTTGCTGTGATTGTGCAGTTGCACTTACCTCTTCAGCAGATGCTGCTGTTTGCTCAGAAATAGCTGAAATGCTTTGAATCGCCATTGTTGCTTGGTTTTTATGCTCTAGCATATTTTCAAGCTGCTCCTTTAATTTAGCGATAGCAGTCGTAATTGCTAGTGTGAGCTCGCTATTATTTTTAAATGCTTGCTCTGTGCTTTGAACAGATTCATTTTGCATTTCTAACAATTGTGCATTGGAATCAATCACTTCAACAGTTTGTCTTGAGTTTTCTAAAATGCCTGCAACTGTTTGACGAATAATTTCCGTTTCCTTCTTTGATTGCTCTGCTAGATTGCGTACTTCCTCAGCTACGACAGCAAAGCCTTTGCCGTGCTCTCCTGCCCGTGCAGCCTCAATGCTGGCATTCAATGCAAGTAAGTTCGTTTGCTCTGTAATGCCTTGAATCGATGCGATAATATTATTAATATTTGAAATGTCAGCTGCTAAAGCATGCATTTGCTGCTGA belongs to Lysinibacillus louembei and includes:
- a CDS encoding polysaccharide pyruvyl transferase family protein — encoded protein: MKIGIVGNYGNDNNGDEAILLSIIRQLEKAFQIATENIVVFSNNPKQTAQRYNVQSYPLYHKNGNAPKTFFKTYRENSKIVKTLDFVVIGGGGILMDLYKREAPLYGSYAMMAKNAGVPYVVYGCGAGPLNTGLGKWFIRYMAKHAQNISVRDPQSKSLLASIGVKSDVHIIGDPAFSLEVEREHYSEAPKKIGVTAVPYYNASYWPTGDEEKYHHYIAGMAKNLDRVIKEQNAEITFFATKYPQDADVTKDIQKLMKHGERTVIIDENCPPQRILELTASFDVLIGTRLHSLILATDTKTPIIGVSYHVKVNDFLQMAGLGDYSLAIDTLHERDDYFSTLFNQLQEDWSGAQALAKATNDAFKEKSALGLKLLQAGAKR